The Bacteroidota bacterium genome includes a region encoding these proteins:
- a CDS encoding TonB-dependent receptor: MRFRLILLLTINLLSYFSFSQEFTVSGKVIDSAESRALEGAHVFLLNPDAPENSRYDVTDRDGIFSFRNVLPRNYQLKVSYVGYTGRIRAVKVEEGSLDIGNILLKAETQSLDELKVTGQVPAATVKGDTLQFNADAYKTNPDASAEDLVKKLPGVIVEDGKVEAQGEEVKKVLVDGREFFGNDPSTALKTLPAEVVEKIEIFDKLSDQAEFTGFDDGNSVKTMNIIMRPEKRNGTFGRFFGGYGTDDRYTAGGNLNFFKDTRRISILGLSNNINEQNFAQEDLLGVMSSGSRSRGMPGSGGGGPMPGGGTRDFMVGPQNGNTVTHSAGINYSDQWGEKIEVTASYFFNKTHNTTKEYLSREYINTGDSNQFYDEISSSTTDNFNHRFNVRFKYEIDSFNSIIITPRLSLQANDYNSDVAGDNYIHPGEIMSNTLNTYDDESSGFNFSNDLLYRHAFRKKGRTVSLNIGTDIGKTSSTTFLKAENNYFGESSGRSDTIDQKGSYDSQSETWSASLMYTEPIKEKSQVYVNLRSSYTINNSDKNTGDKDALTGEYNILDTLLSGKFDNEYFKNSLGAGYRYNNEKMFLTVGISVQRSDLTSKTIFPVESEIEQPFTNILPNAVLNYKFSRISNLRVHYRTSTREPSVTQLQAVIDNSNPLSLSTGNPDLKQEYTNTLMGRYSLTRIMRSKFFFVMLFVRNTVNYIGSSTYTAERDIMISDGVILYRGSQLTRPVNLDGYWNGRTFITYGLPVSKIKTNINLNTGISYTRTPGIINGEKNFSDTWGLNQGIVLASNISEKIDFTVSYNATYNIVENTIQEQLDNNYFYHN; this comes from the coding sequence ATGCGGTTCAGGTTAATCCTTCTTCTTACCATTAATTTACTGTCATATTTTTCTTTCTCCCAGGAATTTACGGTTAGCGGAAAAGTCATCGACAGTGCTGAAAGCCGGGCTCTGGAGGGTGCCCATGTTTTTCTCCTTAATCCTGATGCCCCTGAAAACAGCCGTTACGATGTAACGGACCGGGATGGTATTTTTTCGTTTCGTAATGTTTTACCCAGAAACTATCAGCTAAAGGTAAGTTATGTCGGTTATACCGGAAGGATCAGAGCCGTGAAGGTGGAAGAAGGCAGTCTGGATATTGGAAACATTCTTTTAAAAGCTGAAACACAGAGCCTGGATGAGTTGAAAGTCACAGGTCAGGTACCTGCGGCAACCGTCAAGGGCGATACTCTTCAATTCAATGCAGATGCATATAAGACCAACCCGGATGCCAGTGCGGAAGATCTTGTAAAAAAGCTACCGGGAGTGATTGTAGAAGACGGCAAGGTGGAAGCACAGGGAGAAGAGGTTAAGAAGGTGCTGGTCGATGGTCGTGAATTTTTCGGGAATGATCCGTCGACAGCCTTAAAGACTCTTCCTGCCGAGGTGGTTGAAAAGATTGAAATCTTCGATAAGCTATCTGATCAGGCTGAGTTCACAGGATTCGACGACGGCAATTCCGTGAAGACCATGAATATTATCATGCGGCCTGAAAAGAGAAACGGCACTTTTGGCAGGTTTTTCGGGGGATATGGTACCGACGACCGTTACACAGCAGGAGGGAATCTTAACTTTTTCAAGGACACACGCCGCATTTCCATTCTCGGATTAAGCAATAACATCAACGAACAGAATTTTGCCCAGGAAGATCTTCTGGGTGTTATGAGCAGCGGAAGCCGAAGCAGGGGAATGCCGGGCAGTGGGGGAGGTGGGCCTATGCCGGGTGGTGGTACCAGGGATTTTATGGTTGGCCCCCAGAATGGCAATACTGTTACGCATTCGGCCGGAATAAATTACAGTGACCAATGGGGTGAAAAAATTGAGGTCACGGCGTCCTACTTCTTCAATAAAACACATAATACAACGAAGGAATATTTATCGAGGGAATATATTAATACGGGAGATTCGAATCAGTTCTATGATGAAATAAGCAGCAGCACAACGGATAATTTCAATCACAGGTTCAATGTCAGGTTTAAATATGAGATCGACAGTTTCAATTCAATAATAATTACCCCCAGGTTGAGCCTGCAGGCAAATGATTATAACAGTGATGTTGCCGGGGACAATTATATTCACCCGGGAGAAATCATGAGTAATACCCTAAATACTTATGATGACGAATCATCGGGGTTTAACTTCAGCAATGATCTTTTATACAGGCATGCTTTCAGGAAGAAGGGAAGAACAGTTTCATTAAATATCGGCACTGACATCGGCAAAACATCATCCACAACTTTCCTTAAGGCTGAAAATAATTATTTTGGAGAATCATCAGGAAGGAGCGATACTATTGATCAGAAGGGTTCCTACGATTCCCAAAGCGAAACCTGGTCGGCAAGTTTGATGTACACAGAACCCATAAAAGAAAAATCACAGGTGTATGTGAATCTCAGAAGCTCTTACACCATCAATAATTCCGACAAGAATACAGGAGATAAGGATGCATTGACAGGAGAATACAACATCCTGGACACGCTGCTTTCAGGCAAATTTGATAACGAATATTTTAAGAACAGCCTGGGTGCAGGATACAGGTACAATAATGAAAAGATGTTCCTGACAGTAGGTATATCTGTACAAAGGTCTGATCTTACAAGTAAAACCATATTCCCGGTAGAGTCAGAAATTGAGCAGCCATTTACGAATATTCTTCCCAACGCCGTGCTTAATTATAAATTTTCCAGGATTAGTAATTTGCGGGTTCATTACCGTACCAGTACGAGAGAGCCCTCCGTTACACAATTACAGGCTGTTATTGATAATTCCAATCCCTTGTCGCTCAGTACCGGAAATCCGGATTTAAAGCAGGAATACACAAATACTTTAATGGGAAGATACTCACTGACCAGGATCATGCGGTCGAAATTTTTCTTTGTGATGTTGTTTGTCAGGAATACCGTGAATTACATTGGGAGTTCCACTTATACTGCAGAAAGGGACATCATGATATCCGACGGGGTCATCCTGTATCGAGGTTCTCAGCTTACCCGTCCGGTTAACCTTGATGGGTATTGGAACGGCAGGACATTTATCACATATGGTTTGCCGGTCAGCAAGATAAAAACCAATATCAATCTGAACACGGGCATATCCTATACAAGGACTCCCGGCATTATTAACGGTGAAAAGAATTTCTCTGATACCTGGGGGCTTAACCAGGGGATAGTATTAGCCAGCAATATCAGTGAAAAGATTGATTTCACCGTTTCGTACAATGCCACCTATAACATTGTTGAGAACACGATCCAAGAGCAGCTTGATAACAATTATTTTTATCATAAT
- a CDS encoding YicC family protein, with product MIKSMTGFGKHVAHLPEKAVNVEIKTLNSKQLDIHLRIPNIYKEKEGEIRQQIGTRLERGKVELTITVEETGDVSGYSINKPLAMRYVQELKELANLMEEELPQEILPLVMRFPEVFQTGKEDLEESEWKAVGSAIDEVLQQVDLYRSDEGIVMAEDFRKRVEAISDLQLSLDPLEVQRSANIRDRLDQKLAELIDKNKIDSNRFEQELIYYLEKIDITEERVRLNQHCGYFLQTLDEGGAIGRKLGFITQEMGREINTIGSKANDADIQKTVVLMKDELEKIKEQLYNIL from the coding sequence ATGATTAAATCCATGACCGGTTTCGGCAAGCATGTTGCGCACCTGCCTGAAAAAGCAGTAAATGTTGAGATCAAGACACTGAATAGCAAGCAACTGGATATTCATTTACGCATTCCGAATATTTATAAAGAAAAGGAAGGTGAAATACGTCAGCAGATAGGGACACGTTTGGAGCGTGGAAAGGTGGAATTGACGATAACCGTTGAGGAAACCGGGGATGTTTCCGGTTATTCGATCAATAAGCCGCTTGCCATGCGTTATGTGCAGGAGCTAAAAGAGCTGGCAAATTTGATGGAAGAGGAACTCCCGCAGGAAATTCTGCCTCTGGTAATGCGTTTTCCTGAAGTATTTCAGACAGGGAAGGAAGATCTTGAAGAATCGGAATGGAAAGCCGTTGGGTCAGCCATTGATGAGGTCTTGCAACAAGTAGATCTGTACCGGTCAGATGAAGGAATAGTTATGGCTGAGGATTTCCGGAAACGAGTGGAAGCAATCAGCGATCTGCAGTTATCCCTTGATCCTTTGGAAGTACAGAGGTCGGCCAATATCAGGGACAGGTTGGATCAGAAGCTTGCTGAATTGATCGACAAGAATAAAATTGATTCCAACCGTTTTGAGCAGGAACTCATTTACTACCTCGAAAAGATTGATATTACGGAAGAGAGGGTCAGGTTGAATCAGCATTGCGGTTATTTTCTTCAAACGCTGGATGAGGGTGGGGCCATAGGCAGGAAGTTAGGATTTATAACCCAGGAAATGGGCAGGGAGATCAACACCATTGGATCTAAAGCCAATGATGCGGATATTCAGAAGACGGTGGTATTGATGAAAGACGAGTTGGAAAAGATCAAAGAACAATTGTATAACATTTTATAA
- a CDS encoding nicotinate-nucleotide adenylyltransferase: MSEPRKKTGLFFGSFNPVHIGHLIIGQYFTQFSDLDEVWFVVSPHNPLKEKSSLLEGHLRLYMVNLALEDDPLLRATNIEFTMPQPSYTIDTLTWLSEKYPQKQFVLIGGTDIFPTFHKWKNHQEILSQYDLYIYNRPGYDAGEYASYPRIRFFSAPLMEISASFIREAIRQGKDVSYMLPSKVWAHIVDMGFYK, from the coding sequence ATGAGCGAGCCCCGGAAAAAAACCGGTTTATTCTTTGGGTCTTTTAATCCTGTTCATATAGGGCATCTGATCATTGGTCAGTATTTTACACAGTTCAGCGATCTGGATGAGGTGTGGTTTGTTGTTTCCCCACATAACCCCCTGAAGGAGAAAAGCTCTCTGCTGGAGGGTCATTTAAGGCTTTATATGGTTAATCTGGCTCTGGAAGATGACCCTTTGCTAAGGGCCACGAATATTGAGTTTACCATGCCTCAGCCCTCTTATACCATTGATACCCTGACATGGCTTTCGGAGAAATATCCTCAAAAGCAGTTTGTACTTATTGGTGGAACCGATATTTTTCCGACTTTTCATAAATGGAAGAATCATCAGGAAATTCTATCCCAATACGATCTGTATATTTATAATCGACCGGGTTATGATGCCGGCGAATATGCCTCTTATCCGCGCATCCGTTTTTTCAGCGCACCGCTGATGGAAATCTCCGCCAGTTTCATCCGTGAGGCAATAAGACAGGGAAAGGATGTGAGTTACATGTTACCTTCAAAAGTATGGGCCCATATTGTGGATATGGGTTTTTACAAATAA
- the gmk gene encoding guanylate kinase: protein MQGRVVIISAPSGAGKSTIIREVMASGFPLEFSVSACSRTMRPGEENGKDYWFLTSDEFREKIEKNEFLEWEEVYKDHYYGTLRSELERIWSKGHHVLIEADVYGGLNIKTQYPDRSMSIFIMPPSVDELRERLIRRSTDEIGSINTRVEKAMEEISLAEKFDVIIVNENINQAVEETKRVIKAFLEKPD from the coding sequence ATGCAGGGAAGGGTAGTGATCATTTCTGCACCTTCAGGGGCCGGGAAATCCACCATTATCCGGGAGGTAATGGCATCAGGGTTTCCTCTTGAATTCAGTGTTTCGGCGTGCAGCCGGACAATGAGGCCCGGTGAGGAGAACGGTAAAGATTACTGGTTTCTGACTTCAGATGAATTCAGGGAAAAAATAGAGAAAAACGAATTCCTGGAGTGGGAAGAGGTTTACAAGGATCATTATTATGGAACTCTTCGGTCGGAACTTGAACGGATATGGAGCAAAGGGCATCATGTTTTGATAGAGGCAGATGTATATGGAGGATTGAATATTAAAACCCAATACCCTGATCGTTCCATGAGCATTTTTATTATGCCTCCATCGGTTGACGAGCTTCGTGAACGGCTTATCCGCAGGTCGACAGATGAAATTGGCAGCATCAACACACGTGTAGAGAAAGCAATGGAAGAGATATCCCTGGCGGAGAAGTTCGATGTGATCATTGTCAACGAAAATATCAACCAGGCTGTAGAAGAAACGAAACGGGTAATTAAAGCCTTCCTGGAAAAACCTGATTAG